One region of Quercus lobata isolate SW786 chromosome 2, ValleyOak3.0 Primary Assembly, whole genome shotgun sequence genomic DNA includes:
- the LOC115977809 gene encoding protein yippee-like At4g27745 produces the protein MAELVGPRLYSCCNCRTHVALHDDVISKSFQGKNGRAFLFSHTMNIMVGRKEDRQLMTGLHTVADIYCLDCREVLGWKYERAYEETQKYKEGKFILEKSKIVKENW, from the exons ATGGCAGAGCTGGTTGGGCCGAGATTGTACAGTTGCTGTAATTGTCGAACTCATGTCGCCCTTCATGATGATGTCATTTCTAAATCCTTTCAG GGGAAAAATGGTCGAGCATTTCTGTTCTCCCACACGATGAACATTATGGTTGGACGCAAAGAGGACAGGCAGCTCATGACTGGTCTCCACACCGTTGCCGATATTTACTGCCTCGATTGCCGTGAGGTGCTTGGTTGGAAGTATGAACGAGCCTATGAGGAGACACAGAAGTACAAGGAAGGGAAGTTCATCCTTGAGAAGTCAAAAATAGTCAAGGAAAACTGGTAG